In Oryza glaberrima chromosome 8, OglaRS2, whole genome shotgun sequence, the following are encoded in one genomic region:
- the LOC127782030 gene encoding transmembrane 9 superfamily member 8-like isoform X5, producing the protein MRPPAMLRWPAAAAALALLLLLIAAAPPTAAFYLPGVAPNDFQKKDPLQVKVNKLSSTKTQLPYSYYSLPFCKPDTIVDSAENLGEVLRGDRIENSPYVFEMREPKMCQIVCKATISDKQAKELKEKIEDEYRVNMILDNLPLVVPIARPDRDDVVFQGGYHVGVKGQYAGSKDEKYFIHNHLIFLVKYHKDENSDLSRIVGFEVKPFSVKHQFEEKWNDANTRLSTCHPHANKIVINSDTPQEVEAGKDIIFTYDVGFEESDIKWASRWDTYLLMTDDQIHWFSIVNSLMIVLFLSGMVAMIMLRTLYRDISRYNQLETEEEAQEETGWKLVHGDVFRPPTNSDLLCVYVGTGVQFFGMLLVTMMFAVLGFLSPSNRGGLMTAMLLIWVLMGLFAGYASSRLYKMFKGSEWKSITLKTAFLFPGIAFGIFFVLNALIWGEKSSGAVPFSTMFALVLLWFGISVPLVFVGGYLGFKKPAIEAPVKTNKIPRQIPEQAGYMNPAFTILIGGILPFGAVFIELFFILTSIWLHQFYYIFGFLFLVFIILIITCAEIAIVLCYFQLCSEDYMWWWRSYLTSGSSAIYLFLYAGFYFFTKLQITKLVSGILYFGYMLLASFSFFVLTGTIGFCACLWFTRLIYSSVKID; encoded by the exons AAAGATCCACTTCAAGTGAAGGTGAACAAGCTGTCATCCACAAAGACACAACTCCCCTATTCATATTACTCCCTTCCTTTCTGCAAGCCAGATACGATAGTTGACAGTGCAGAAAATCTTGGAGAAGTTCTACGTGGTGATCGCATTGAGAATTCTCCTTATGTG TTTGAGATGAGAGAGCCCAAGATGTGTCAGATCGTCTGCAAAGCAACCATTAGCGATAAACAAGCAAAGGAGCTAAAGGAAAAGATAGAGGATGAGTACCGGGTGAACAT GATTCTTGACAACCTCCCGCTAGTTGTGCCTATTGCAAGGCCAGATAGGGATGATGTTGTTTTTCAGGGTGGATATCATGTTGGTGTTAAGGGCCAATATGCTGGT AGCAAGGATGAGAAGTACTTTATCCATAACCACCTGATATTTTTAGTGAAGTATCACAAGGATGAAAATTCAGATCTCTCTAGAATTGTTGGGTTCGAGGTCAAACCATTTAG TGTTAAACACCAATTCGAAGAGAAATGGAATGATGCAAATACTCGTTTGAGCACATGTCATCCCCATGCCAACAAAATAGTAATAAACTCAGATACTCCTCAAGAGGTTGAAGCTGGAAAGGATATCATATTCACATATGATGTTGGCTTTGAG GAAAGTGATATCAAGTGGGCTTCTCGCTGGGACACCTATCTACTTATGACAGATGATCAAATTCACTGGTTCTCTATTGTGAACTCTCTCATGATCGTGCTTTTCTTATCTGGAATGGTGGCCATGATTATGCTCCGCACTCTATATAGAGATATCTCCAGGTACAATCAACTTGAGACTGAAGAAGAAGCCCAGGAGGAAACTGGTTGGAAGCTTGTTCATGGAGATGTGTTCCGCCCACCAACTAACTCTGACTTACTCTGTGTCTATGTTGGCACTGGTGTCCAGTTCTTTGGTATGCTGCTGGTTACCATGATGTTTGCTGTCTTGGGTTTCCTTTCTCCATCAAACCGTGGAGGATTGATGACTGCGATGCTGCTCATTTGGGTCTTGATGGGGCTGTTTGCTGGATATGCTTCTTCCCGACTCTATAAGATGTTTAAAGGATCAGAATGGAAGAGCATCACCTTGAAGACTGCTTTCCTGTTTCCGGGAATtgcttttggtattttcttCGTCTTGAATGCTCTTATATGGGGGGAGAAATCATCAGGTGCTGTCCCTTTCTCCACAATGTTTGCCTTGGTGCTTCTTTGGTTCGGTATCTCGGTTCCACTTGTCTTTGTTGGGGGCTATCTTGGTTTCAAGAAACCTGCCATTGAGGCTCCAGTGAAGACCAACAAAATCCCGAGACAGATCCCAGAGCAGGCTGGGTACATGAACCCTGCCTTCACCATTCTTATTGGTGGGATTCTTCCATTCGGAGCAGTTTTCATTGAGCTATTTTTCATCCTCACTTCAATCTGGCTTCACCAGTTTTACTACATCTTCGGCTTCCTTTTCCTCGTGTTCATTATCCTCATCATCACTTGTGCGGAGATTGCAATCGTGCTGTGCTACTTCCAACTGTGCAGTGAGGATTACATGTGGTGGTGGAGGTCCTATCTCACCTCAGGATCATCTGCGATCTATCTCTTCCTGTATGCTGGGTTCTACTTCTTCACCAAGCTGCAGATTACTAAACTGGTGTCAGGCATTCTGTACTTCGGCTACATGCTTCTGGCCTCATTCTCTTTCTTCGTGCTCACTGGCACAATTGGTTTCTGTGCCTGCTTGTGGTTCACGAGATTGATTTACTCATCTGTGAAGATTGACTAG
- the LOC127782030 gene encoding transmembrane 9 superfamily member 8-like isoform X1: MRPPAMLRWPAAAAALALLFLLLIAAAPPAAAFYLPGVAPNYFQKKDPLQVKVNKLSSTKTQLPYSYYSLPFCKPDTIVDSAENLGEVLRGDRIENSPYVFEMREPKMCQIVCKATISDKQAKELKEKIEDEYRVNMILDNLPLVVPIARPDRDDVVFQGGYHVGVKGQYAGSKDEKYFIHNHLIFLVKYHKDENSDLSRIVGFEVKPFSVKHQFEEKWNDANTRLSTCHPHANKIVINSDTPQEVEAGKDIIFTYDVGFEESDIKWASRWDTYLLMTDDQIHWFSIVNSLMIVLFLSGMVAMIMLRTLYRDISRYNQLETEEEAQEETGWKLVHGDVFRPPTNSDLLCVYVGTGVQFFGMLLVTMMFAVLGFLSPSNRGGLMTAMLLIWVLMGLFAGYASSRLYKMFKGSEWKSITLKTAFLFPGIAFGIFFVLNALIWGEKSSGAVPFSTMFALVLLWFGISVPLVFVGGYLGFKKPAIEAPVKTNKIPRQIPEQAGYMNPAFTILIGGILPFGAVFIELFFILTSIWLHQFYYIFGFLFLVFIILIITCAEIAIVLCYFQLCSEDYMWWWRSYLTSGSSAIYLFLYAGFYFFTKLQITKLVSGILYFGYMLLASFSFFVLTGTIGFCACLWFTRLIYSSVKID, from the exons ATGCGCCCGCCGGCGATGCTCCGatggcccgccgccgcggcggcgctcgcgctcctcttcctcctcctcatcgccgccgcgccccccgcCGCGGCCTTCTACCTCCCCGGCGTCGCGCCCAACTACTTCCAGAAG AAAGATCCACTTCAAGTGAAGGTGAACAAGCTGTCATCCACAAAGACACAACTCCCCTATTCATATTACTCCCTTCCTTTCTGCAAGCCAGATACGATAGTTGACAGTGCAGAAAATCTTGGAGAAGTTCTACGTGGTGATCGCATTGAGAATTCTCCTTATGTG TTTGAGATGAGAGAGCCCAAGATGTGTCAGATCGTCTGCAAAGCAACCATTAGCGATAAACAAGCAAAGGAGCTAAAGGAAAAGATAGAGGATGAGTACCGGGTGAACAT GATTCTTGACAACCTCCCGCTAGTTGTGCCTATTGCAAGGCCAGATAGGGATGATGTTGTTTTTCAGGGTGGATATCATGTTGGTGTTAAGGGCCAATATGCTGGT AGCAAGGATGAGAAGTACTTTATCCATAACCACCTGATATTTTTAGTGAAGTATCACAAGGATGAAAATTCAGATCTCTCTAGAATTGTTGGGTTCGAGGTCAAACCATTTAG TGTTAAACACCAATTCGAAGAGAAATGGAATGATGCAAATACTCGTTTGAGCACATGTCATCCCCATGCCAACAAAATAGTAATAAACTCAGATACTCCTCAAGAGGTTGAAGCTGGAAAGGATATCATATTCACATATGATGTTGGCTTTGAG GAAAGTGATATCAAGTGGGCTTCTCGCTGGGACACCTATCTACTTATGACAGATGATCAAATTCACTGGTTCTCTATTGTGAACTCTCTCATGATCGTGCTTTTCTTATCTGGAATGGTGGCCATGATTATGCTCCGCACTCTATATAGAGATATCTCCAGGTACAATCAACTTGAGACTGAAGAAGAAGCCCAGGAGGAAACTGGTTGGAAGCTTGTTCATGGAGATGTGTTCCGCCCACCAACTAACTCTGACTTACTCTGTGTCTATGTTGGCACTGGTGTCCAGTTCTTTGGTATGCTGCTGGTTACCATGATGTTTGCTGTCTTGGGTTTCCTTTCTCCATCAAACCGTGGAGGATTGATGACTGCGATGCTGCTCATTTGGGTCTTGATGGGGCTGTTTGCTGGATATGCTTCTTCCCGACTCTATAAGATGTTTAAAGGATCAGAATGGAAGAGCATCACCTTGAAGACTGCTTTCCTGTTTCCGGGAATtgcttttggtattttcttCGTCTTGAATGCTCTTATATGGGGGGAGAAATCATCAGGTGCTGTCCCTTTCTCCACAATGTTTGCCTTGGTGCTTCTTTGGTTCGGTATCTCGGTTCCACTTGTCTTTGTTGGGGGCTATCTTGGTTTCAAGAAACCTGCCATTGAGGCTCCAGTGAAGACCAACAAAATCCCGAGACAGATCCCAGAGCAGGCTGGGTACATGAACCCTGCCTTCACCATTCTTATTGGTGGGATTCTTCCATTCGGAGCAGTTTTCATTGAGCTATTTTTCATCCTCACTTCAATCTGGCTTCACCAGTTTTACTACATCTTCGGCTTCCTTTTCCTCGTGTTCATTATCCTCATCATCACTTGTGCGGAGATTGCAATCGTGCTGTGCTACTTCCAACTGTGCAGTGAGGATTACATGTGGTGGTGGAGGTCCTATCTCACCTCAGGATCATCTGCGATCTATCTCTTCCTGTATGCTGGGTTCTACTTCTTCACCAAGCTGCAGATTACTAAACTGGTGTCAGGCATTCTGTACTTCGGCTACATGCTTCTGGCCTCATTCTCTTTCTTCGTGCTCACTGGCACAATTGGTTTCTGTGCCTGCTTGTGGTTCACGAGATTGATTTACTCATCTGTGAAGATTGACTAG
- the LOC127781102 gene encoding protein FAR1-RELATED SEQUENCE 5-like, translated as MLSRGSILVLEKDIGETFIWKIHVRVENLEPLLVAQFEIKLDKKRGDWFVLNFVPQHSHPLAKVDEVAFLRSHRRISYAQKANLMELKGVGLRQHQVMDVMERHRGGFETTGFVSKDMYNFFVRQKKKQIVGGDVDRVIKYMQARQKDDMEFFYEYETDEAGRLKRLFWADRQSRIDYDAFGDVVVFDSTYRVNKYNLPFIPFVGVNHHGSTVIFACAIVADEKIATYEWVLKRFLDCMCQKHPKGLITDSDNSMRRAIATVMPNSEHRLCTWHIEQNMARHLRPKMILDFRVLVHATYSAEEFEEKWVEFKLKHKMAEDNQWLGRMYNLRKKWAAAYTKGMYFLGMKSNQRSESLNSKLHRHLDRKMSLVLLVEHYEHCLSRMRHREAELDSKASRSVPFTANDASLIEKDAARIFTPSVFKKLKMDIIKSKDCEVIDCIDEENIIKYIICMKGKIDKITILTCSYVESSLKNMSCTCKKMECESLPCQHMFTIMDYLNLQAIPDVCVVPRWTVKAKIAFPSDRYGEVYTWSDQMERYRRMRAIGSEVLLKCSMSEEYTLKVMEMFEKLDLETNAVEGDEFDVTLCGHVVAQSLRSDIASVQKVHDPMEVVPKGAPTKRLRGFLEKGNRRCGYCRVRGHTVRSCAIYLRKVAVDV; from the exons ATGTTATCCAGAGGCAGTATACTTGTTCTAGAGAAGGACATAGGAGAGACATTTATATGGAAAATTCATGTAAGAGTAGAGAACCTAGAGCCCTTACTCGTTGCTCAGTTTGAGATTAAACTTGACAAGAAAAGGGGTGATTGGTTTGTCCTTAATTTTGTGCCGCAACATAGCCATCCACTAGCTAAAGTAGATGAAGTGGCTTTCCTGCGCTCTCACCGTAGAATTAGCTATGCTCAGAAGGCCAATTTAATGGAGCTGAAAGGAGTGGGATTGCGGCAGCATCAAGTAATGGATGTGATGGAGAGGCATCGTGGTGGTTTTGAAACAACTGGGTTTGTTAGTAAGGACATGTACAATTTCTTTGTTAGACAAAAGAAGAAACAGATTGTTGGTGGTGATGTCGATCGTGTTATCAAATACATGCAAGCTAGACAGAAAGATGATATGGAGTTCTTTTATGAGTACGAGACAGATGAAGCCGGTCGCCTTAAGAGATTATTTTGGGCTGATCGTCAATCCCGTATTGATTACGATGCTTTTGGTGATGTTGTTGTTTTTGATAGCACATATAGGgtaaataaatacaatttaccTTTCATACCGTTTGTCGGTGTTAACCATCACGGGTCCACCGTCATTTTTGCTTGTGCTATTGTTGCGGATGAGAAGATTGCAACATATGAATGGGTACTTAAGCGCTTTTTGGATTGCATGTGTCAGAAACATCCTAAAGGGTTGATTACAGATAGTGATAATTCCATGAGAAGAGCAATTGCAACTGTCATGCCCAACTCGGAACATAGGTTGTGCACTTGGCATATTGAACAAAATATGGCAAGGCATCTCCGTCCGAAAATGATTTTAGACTTTAGAGTTCTAGTTCATGCAACTTATTCTGCTGAGGAGTTTGAGGAAAAATGGGTGGAGTTCAAGCTGAAACACAAAATGGCAGAAGATAACCAATGGCTCGGGAGGATGTACAACTTAAGGAAGAAATGGGCGGCTGCATATACTAAAGGTATGTATTTCCTTGGTATGAAAAGCAATCAACGTAGTGAAAGCCTCAACTCTAAACTTCATAGACACTTGGATCGTAAAATGAGCTTAGTTCTTTTGGTTGAGCACTATGAGCACTGCTTGTCGCGTATGAGACATAGGGAGGCAGAGCTTGATTCGAAAGCTTCACGGTCAGTTCCATTCACAGCCAACGATGCTAGTCTAATTGAAAAGGATGCTGCCCGTATATTCACACCATCAGTTTTTAAGAAGTTGAAAATGGATATTATTAAATCGAAAGATTGTGAGGTGATAGACTGTATAGATGAGGAAAATATTATTAAGTACATCATTTGCATGAAAggaaaaattgacaagataacAATCTTGACTTGTTCATATGTTGAATCATCATTGAAGAATATGAGCTGTACATGCAAGAAAATGGAGTGTGAAAGCCTTCCATGTCAGCATATGTTCACAATTATGGACTATTTGAACCTTCAAGCCATTCCAGATGTGTGTGTAGTGCCTAGGTGGACAGTTAAAGCCAAAATTGCATTTCCTTCAGATAGGTATGGTGAGGTTTATACCTGGTCTGATCAGATGGAAAGATATCGTAGAATGCGTGCAATTGGATCTGAGGTTTTATTGAAGTGCTCGATGTCAGAGGAATATACTTTGAAGGTGATGGAGATGTTTGAAAAACTGGACTTAGAGACAAATGCAGTTGAGGGGGATGAATTTGATGTAACATTGTGCGGTCACGTTGTAGCTCAAAGTTTACGCTCTGACATTGCTAGTGTACAGAAGGTTCATGATCCTATGGAGGTAGTACCTAAAGGTGCACCAACTAAAAGGTTGAGAGGTTTTTTGGAGAAGGGTAACCGGCGTTGTGGTTATTGCCGTGTTCGTGGACACACGGTTCGTTCTTGTGCCATTTACCTAAG AAAAGTTGCAGTAGATGTATGA
- the LOC127782030 gene encoding transmembrane 9 superfamily member 8-like isoform X3 gives MRPTAMLRWPAAAAALALVFLLLIAAAPPAAAFYLPGVAPNDFQKKDPLQVKVNKLSSTKTQLPYSYYSLPFCKPDTIVDSAENLGEVLRGDRIENSPYVFEMREPKMCQIVCKATISDKQAKELKEKIEDEYRVNMILDNLPLVVPIARPDRDDVVFQGGYHVGVKGQYAGSKDEKYFIHNHLIFLVKYHKDENSDLSRIVGFEVKPFSVKHQFEEKWNDANTRLSTCHPHANKIVINSDTPQEVEAGKDIIFTYDVGFEESDIKWASRWDTYLLMTDDQIHWFSIVNSLMIVLFLSGMVAMIMLRTLYRDISRYNQLETEEEAQEETGWKLVHGDVFRPPTNSDLLCVYVGTGVQFFGMLLVTMMFAVLGFLSPSNRGGLMTAMLLIWVLMGLFAGYASSRLYKMFKGSEWKSITLKTAFLFPGIAFGIFFVLNALIWGEKSSGAVPFSTMFALVLLWFGISVPLVFVGGYLGFKKPAIEAPVKTNKIPRQIPEQAGYMNPAFTILIGGILPFGAVFIELFFILTSIWLHQFYYIFGFLFLVFIILIITCAEIAIVLCYFQLCSEDYMWWWRSYLTSGSSAIYLFLYAGFYFFTKLQITKLVSGILYFGYMLLASFSFFVLTGTIGFCACLWFTRLIYSSVKID, from the exons AAAGATCCACTTCAAGTGAAGGTGAACAAGCTGTCATCCACAAAGACACAACTCCCCTATTCATATTACTCCCTTCCTTTCTGCAAGCCAGATACGATAGTTGACAGTGCAGAAAATCTTGGAGAAGTTCTACGTGGTGATCGCATTGAGAATTCTCCTTATGTG TTTGAGATGAGAGAGCCCAAGATGTGTCAGATCGTCTGCAAAGCAACCATTAGCGATAAACAAGCAAAGGAGCTAAAGGAAAAGATAGAGGATGAGTACCGGGTGAACAT GATTCTTGACAACCTCCCGCTAGTTGTGCCTATTGCAAGGCCAGATAGGGATGATGTTGTTTTTCAGGGTGGATATCATGTTGGTGTTAAGGGCCAATATGCTGGT AGCAAGGATGAGAAGTACTTTATCCATAACCACCTGATATTTTTAGTGAAGTATCACAAGGATGAAAATTCAGATCTCTCTAGAATTGTTGGGTTCGAGGTCAAACCATTTAG TGTTAAACACCAATTCGAAGAGAAATGGAATGATGCAAATACTCGTTTGAGCACATGTCATCCCCATGCCAACAAAATAGTAATAAACTCAGATACTCCTCAAGAGGTTGAAGCTGGAAAGGATATCATATTCACATATGATGTTGGCTTTGAG GAAAGTGATATCAAGTGGGCTTCTCGCTGGGACACCTATCTACTTATGACAGATGATCAAATTCACTGGTTCTCTATTGTGAACTCTCTCATGATCGTGCTTTTCTTATCTGGAATGGTGGCCATGATTATGCTCCGCACTCTATATAGAGATATCTCCAGGTACAATCAACTTGAGACTGAAGAAGAAGCCCAGGAGGAAACTGGTTGGAAGCTTGTTCATGGAGATGTGTTCCGCCCACCAACTAACTCTGACTTACTCTGTGTCTATGTTGGCACTGGTGTCCAGTTCTTTGGTATGCTGCTGGTTACCATGATGTTTGCTGTCTTGGGTTTCCTTTCTCCATCAAACCGTGGAGGATTGATGACTGCGATGCTGCTCATTTGGGTCTTGATGGGGCTGTTTGCTGGATATGCTTCTTCCCGACTCTATAAGATGTTTAAAGGATCAGAATGGAAGAGCATCACCTTGAAGACTGCTTTCCTGTTTCCGGGAATtgcttttggtattttcttCGTCTTGAATGCTCTTATATGGGGGGAGAAATCATCAGGTGCTGTCCCTTTCTCCACAATGTTTGCCTTGGTGCTTCTTTGGTTCGGTATCTCGGTTCCACTTGTCTTTGTTGGGGGCTATCTTGGTTTCAAGAAACCTGCCATTGAGGCTCCAGTGAAGACCAACAAAATCCCGAGACAGATCCCAGAGCAGGCTGGGTACATGAACCCTGCCTTCACCATTCTTATTGGTGGGATTCTTCCATTCGGAGCAGTTTTCATTGAGCTATTTTTCATCCTCACTTCAATCTGGCTTCACCAGTTTTACTACATCTTCGGCTTCCTTTTCCTCGTGTTCATTATCCTCATCATCACTTGTGCGGAGATTGCAATCGTGCTGTGCTACTTCCAACTGTGCAGTGAGGATTACATGTGGTGGTGGAGGTCCTATCTCACCTCAGGATCATCTGCGATCTATCTCTTCCTGTATGCTGGGTTCTACTTCTTCACCAAGCTGCAGATTACTAAACTGGTGTCAGGCATTCTGTACTTCGGCTACATGCTTCTGGCCTCATTCTCTTTCTTCGTGCTCACTGGCACAATTGGTTTCTGTGCCTGCTTGTGGTTCACGAGATTGATTTACTCATCTGTGAAGATTGACTAG